In Croceicoccus sp. Ery15, a genomic segment contains:
- the infC gene encoding translation initiation factor IF-3, whose amino-acid sequence MQPPVKSGPRYNNFIQVDKVRVIDDEGENLGVMYTREAIERAAEVGLDLVEVSPNADPPVCKFLDVGKYRYEAQKKANAARKTQKTQELKEIKMRPNIDDHDYDVKMRNVNKFIENGDKVKLTLRFRGRELSHQELGMNLLKRVQEDVEEIAKVEAYPRMEGRQMLMVLAPK is encoded by the coding sequence TTGCAACCGCCGGTCAAGAGCGGGCCGCGATATAATAATTTCATTCAGGTCGACAAGGTTCGCGTCATCGATGACGAAGGCGAGAATCTCGGGGTGATGTACACGCGTGAGGCGATCGAACGCGCGGCCGAAGTCGGGCTCGATCTGGTCGAGGTTTCGCCCAATGCCGACCCGCCGGTCTGCAAGTTCCTCGACGTCGGCAAATACCGGTACGAAGCCCAGAAAAAGGCCAATGCCGCCCGCAAGACGCAAAAGACGCAGGAACTCAAAGAGATCAAGATGCGTCCCAATATCGATGACCACGATTACGACGTGAAAATGCGTAATGTGAACAAGTTCATCGAAAACGGCGACAAGGTGAAGCTGACCCTGCGGTTCCGCGGGCGCGAGCTTTCGCACCAGGAGCTGGGCATGAACCTGCTCAAGCGCGTGCAGGAAGACGTGGAAGAGATCGCCAAGGTCGAAGCCTATCCGCGCATGGAAGGCCGCCAGATGCTGATGGTGCTGGCCCCAAAATAA
- a CDS encoding histidine triad nucleotide-binding protein has translation MQPVDPMQPYDPDNIFAKILRGEIPSTRVYEDEWAIAFHDIAPVAPVHVLVIPRGAYVSWDDFSDRAPAEEVAGFVKAVGNVAQQLGLVEQGYRLINNIGPDGGQIVPHLHVHLLGGRVMGPMLTPQ, from the coding sequence ATGCAGCCTGTCGACCCCATGCAGCCCTATGATCCCGACAATATCTTCGCCAAAATCCTGCGCGGCGAAATCCCTTCGACCCGCGTGTACGAGGATGAATGGGCGATCGCCTTTCACGATATCGCGCCGGTCGCGCCCGTACATGTGCTGGTGATCCCGCGCGGCGCCTATGTCAGCTGGGACGATTTTTCCGACCGTGCACCGGCCGAGGAAGTGGCCGGTTTCGTCAAGGCGGTGGGCAACGTCGCGCAGCAATTGGGGCTGGTCGAACAGGGCTATCGCCTGATCAACAATATCGGGCCGGACGGCGGGCAGATCGTGCCGCATCTGCATGTCCATTTGCTGGGCGGGCGCGTAATGGGGCCAATGCTGACACCGCAATAG
- the tolQ gene encoding protein TolQ gives MTATALVLAAAIPPATVAAPTHLDPLQLFLDAGIVVKLVMAGLLLASVWVWAIIVSFSMKVGRLEAKNRHFEKSFWRSDNPDALIANREGNLPSRSVAEAGLAEWRASTERGVRDREGTRARLTQAMDAAVTTESDKLAAQLNFLATVGSVAPFVGLFGTVWGIMESFFQIGAQSNTSLAVVAPGISEALFATAIGLFAAIPAVIAYNRFSHRVGTYETRLYRFADKLHASLSRELEAM, from the coding sequence ATGACCGCAACCGCCCTTGTTCTGGCTGCCGCGATTCCCCCTGCCACCGTGGCCGCGCCCACCCATCTCGATCCGCTGCAACTGTTCCTCGATGCCGGTATCGTGGTGAAACTGGTCATGGCGGGCCTGCTGCTTGCATCGGTTTGGGTATGGGCGATCATCGTGTCCTTTTCGATGAAGGTCGGACGGCTGGAGGCGAAGAACCGTCATTTCGAAAAGAGCTTCTGGCGCAGCGACAATCCCGATGCGCTGATTGCCAACCGCGAAGGCAATCTCCCCTCGCGCTCGGTGGCAGAGGCGGGGCTGGCCGAATGGCGCGCCTCGACCGAAAGGGGCGTCCGCGACCGCGAGGGTACGCGCGCCCGTCTGACGCAGGCGATGGATGCGGCGGTCACGACCGAAAGCGACAAGCTTGCCGCGCAGCTCAATTTCCTTGCCACCGTGGGGTCGGTCGCACCCTTCGTGGGGCTGTTCGGCACGGTCTGGGGCATCATGGAAAGCTTTTTCCAGATCGGTGCGCAGTCCAATACCTCGCTCGCCGTGGTCGCGCCCGGTATTTCCGAGGCCTTGTTCGCAACCGCCATCGGCCTGTTCGCGGCCATCCCTGCGGTGATCGCCTATAACCGTTTCTCGCACCGCGTCGGCACGTATGAAACGCGCCTCTACCGCTTTGCCGACAAGCTGCACGCCTCGCTCAGCCGCGAACTGGAGGCGATGTAA
- the hemF gene encoding oxygen-dependent coproporphyrinogen oxidase: MTDWTKQTEQARDWFETLRDRICAAFEAIEREAGSDAAFEYTPWQREEAGNDNPGGGTRGLMKGRIFEKVGVNVSTVHGSFAPQFAGTINGASPEHPNFTATGISLVAHMANPHVPAVHMNTRFLTTQKSWFGGGADLNPPIPYEQDTAEFHAAMKAACDAHGGEYYDRFSKWADEYFYIPHRGVHRGVGGIFYDHLECADAAGFDASFAFTRAVGEAFLDIFPRIVRRRMGQEWNAAERQQMLEWRGRYAEFNLVHDRGTLFGLKTGGNIDAILMSLPPEAAWS, translated from the coding sequence ATGACCGACTGGACCAAACAGACAGAGCAGGCCCGCGACTGGTTCGAAACCCTGCGCGATCGCATTTGCGCCGCCTTCGAGGCGATCGAGCGCGAGGCGGGCAGCGATGCCGCGTTCGAATATACGCCATGGCAGCGCGAGGAAGCGGGGAACGACAATCCCGGCGGCGGGACGCGCGGATTGATGAAGGGCAGGATCTTTGAAAAAGTTGGGGTGAACGTCTCTACCGTGCATGGCAGTTTTGCGCCGCAATTTGCGGGCACGATCAACGGTGCCAGCCCCGAACATCCGAATTTCACGGCCACCGGCATCAGCCTTGTGGCGCACATGGCCAATCCGCATGTGCCAGCGGTCCATATGAATACACGTTTCCTGACAACGCAGAAATCATGGTTCGGGGGCGGGGCGGATCTGAACCCGCCGATCCCTTATGAACAGGATACCGCCGAATTCCATGCCGCGATGAAGGCGGCCTGCGATGCGCATGGCGGTGAGTATTACGACCGGTTCAGCAAATGGGCGGACGAGTATTTCTATATCCCCCATCGCGGCGTGCATCGCGGGGTTGGCGGTATATTCTATGACCATCTGGAATGCGCCGATGCGGCCGGATTCGACGCCAGTTTCGCCTTTACCCGCGCGGTGGGAGAGGCGTTTCTGGATATTTTCCCGCGCATCGTCCGCCGCCGCATGGGGCAGGAATGGAACGCGGCAGAGCGGCAGCAAATGCTGGAATGGCGCGGCCGCTATGCCGAATTCAATCTGGTCCACGATCGGGGCACCTTGTTCGGTTTGAAGACCGGCGGGAATATCGACGCCATCTTGATGAGCCTGCCGCCAGAGGCTGCATGGAGTTGA
- a CDS encoding J domain-containing protein has protein sequence MARSGRSMDWGFPRWRGYEAGREAQTVRLCDRHGCEEPGNCPAPKSPNSPDRWYFCEKHAAEYNRGWDYFAGLDAEEAAARAAGERSENAGYQQASHYGWGGSGDGSRSRDEINALDALDLEYDVDFATIKKAWRAKAKEVHPDVKPGDDAAAKEFHKLQLAYEVLRAAEERRSWHGHPEG, from the coding sequence ATGGCACGTTCGGGTCGATCGATGGACTGGGGTTTTCCCCGCTGGCGCGGCTATGAAGCCGGACGCGAGGCACAGACGGTACGCCTGTGCGACCGCCACGGATGCGAGGAGCCGGGCAATTGCCCCGCACCCAAATCTCCCAACAGCCCCGACCGCTGGTATTTCTGCGAAAAGCACGCCGCCGAATATAATCGCGGTTGGGACTATTTCGCGGGTCTCGATGCCGAGGAAGCCGCCGCCCGTGCCGCGGGAGAGCGTTCGGAGAATGCCGGATATCAGCAGGCTTCGCACTACGGCTGGGGCGGATCGGGAGACGGTTCGCGCAGTCGGGACGAGATCAACGCGCTCGACGCGCTGGATCTGGAATATGACGTCGACTTCGCCACCATCAAGAAAGCATGGCGGGCCAAGGCGAAGGAAGTGCACCCCGATGTGAAACCGGGTGATGACGCGGCTGCCAAGGAATTTCACAAGCTGCAACTGGCCTATGAAGTGCTGCGCGCTGCCGAAGAGCGCCGCAGCTGGCATGGCCATCCCGAAGGATAG
- the pdeM gene encoding ligase-associated DNA damage response endonuclease PdeM: MVPVSFAPFEFAGQAWRMVADAGIGRALYWERENALIVADLHLEKASFYAQTGQMLPPYDSRETLERVAQAVRATGARRVFTLGDNFHDAAGPERMEPHARGMLDALTRALDWVWITGNHDEKHGEAAAPGGTQVTEMEIAGIVLRHIARADEMRPELSGHFHPRLQLSLRGRRIVRPCAVVAHGSGNRGGRMVLPACGALTGGMNADDPAIVAALQPARTIEAAVPAAGKLLRFPLWPASTKTGGKAA; this comes from the coding sequence ATGGTTCCCGTTTCGTTCGCCCCTTTCGAATTTGCCGGTCAGGCATGGCGCATGGTCGCCGATGCAGGCATCGGCCGCGCGCTATATTGGGAGCGGGAGAATGCACTGATCGTGGCCGACCTGCATCTGGAAAAGGCCAGCTTTTATGCGCAAACCGGCCAGATGCTGCCCCCCTATGACAGCCGCGAGACATTGGAACGTGTGGCGCAGGCAGTGCGGGCGACCGGTGCGCGGCGGGTGTTCACGCTGGGCGATAATTTCCACGATGCCGCCGGACCGGAGCGGATGGAGCCGCATGCGCGCGGCATGCTCGACGCGCTGACCCGCGCGCTGGACTGGGTGTGGATCACCGGCAATCACGACGAGAAACACGGCGAGGCCGCAGCGCCCGGCGGTACGCAAGTGACCGAGATGGAGATCGCGGGCATCGTGCTGCGCCATATCGCCCGTGCCGACGAGATGCGGCCCGAACTGTCGGGCCATTTCCATCCCCGCCTGCAATTGTCGCTGCGCGGACGGCGAATCGTGCGGCCATGCGCCGTTGTGGCCCATGGGTCGGGCAATCGAGGCGGACGCATGGTGCTGCCCGCATGCGGCGCGCTGACGGGCGGCATGAACGCGGACGATCCCGCCATCGTCGCGGCGCTGCAACCCGCCCGCACGATCGAGGCGGCGGTTCCGGCGGCAGGCAAATTGCTGCGATTCCCGCTTTGGCCTGCAAGCACGAAAACCGGCGGAAAGGCCGCCTGA
- the tolB gene encoding Tol-Pal system beta propeller repeat protein TolB: MLKAHRPHIFALFAAAIAATSMPAAAQESGGLTGSVSDESEWQDLGIAIPAFPTDRDQPTPAAPQTTSKLGVELARVITADLQNNGLFKPVGPDRLPKIAFSEATNPQFDRWRPLGTDMLVHGYVTAAANNQLTVGCYLYDVQLGSELVREGYVVAPADWRRAAHKCADMIYSRLSGEEPFFDSRIAYIAETGPKGNRRKRLAIMDSDGANHRFITSGSSSALTPRYSPDYSKIAYLSYSDGNPRIYVYDIQSGRQTLVTQASGPTFAPRWSPDGRYILYSMAIAGNTDIYRVSASGGGTPVKLTDSPGIDIGGSYSPDGKRIVFESDRSGSQQIYVMDADGSNQRRISFFGGRAATPEWSPRGDQIAFTHIAGDLRVAVMSPSGGGMRHLTNAWQDEAPTWSPNGRIIQFFRTTKNTGQTSLWQVDLTGRHLRKLDTPEDASDPAWGPVLP, from the coding sequence ATGCTCAAAGCTCACCGGCCTCATATTTTCGCCCTGTTCGCGGCTGCCATCGCCGCAACGTCCATGCCTGCTGCCGCACAGGAATCGGGAGGGCTGACCGGCTCCGTCTCCGACGAAAGCGAATGGCAGGATCTGGGCATCGCCATCCCCGCCTTTCCAACCGACCGCGACCAGCCGACCCCTGCCGCCCCGCAAACCACGTCGAAGCTGGGCGTGGAACTGGCGCGGGTGATCACGGCCGATTTGCAGAACAACGGCCTGTTCAAGCCGGTCGGCCCCGACCGCCTGCCCAAGATCGCCTTTAGCGAGGCGACCAATCCGCAATTCGACCGCTGGCGTCCGCTGGGCACCGACATGCTGGTGCACGGCTATGTGACCGCCGCTGCCAATAACCAGCTGACGGTGGGCTGCTATCTCTATGACGTGCAGCTGGGCAGCGAACTGGTGCGCGAAGGCTATGTCGTGGCGCCTGCCGACTGGCGCCGCGCCGCGCATAAATGCGCCGATATGATCTATTCGCGCCTGTCGGGCGAGGAACCGTTTTTCGACAGCCGCATCGCCTATATCGCGGAGACCGGCCCCAAGGGAAACCGGCGCAAGCGTCTGGCCATCATGGATTCGGATGGCGCGAATCATCGTTTCATCACCAGCGGATCGTCGAGCGCGCTGACCCCGCGCTATTCGCCCGATTATTCCAAGATCGCCTATCTGTCCTATTCCGACGGCAATCCGCGCATCTATGTCTATGATATCCAGAGCGGGCGTCAGACACTGGTTACGCAGGCCAGCGGCCCGACCTTTGCGCCGCGCTGGTCACCCGATGGCCGCTATATTCTCTATTCCATGGCGATTGCCGGCAATACCGACATTTACCGTGTTTCGGCCAGCGGCGGCGGCACGCCCGTCAAGCTGACCGACAGCCCCGGCATCGACATCGGCGGGTCCTATTCGCCCGATGGCAAGCGGATCGTGTTTGAATCCGACCGTTCGGGCAGCCAGCAAATCTATGTGATGGATGCCGACGGATCGAACCAGCGCCGGATCAGCTTTTTCGGCGGCCGCGCGGCGACGCCGGAATGGAGCCCGCGCGGCGACCAGATCGCCTTTACCCATATCGCCGGCGATCTGCGGGTCGCGGTAATGAGCCCGTCGGGCGGCGGCATGCGCCATCTGACCAATGCGTGGCAGGACGAGGCCCCGACGTGGAGCCCCAATGGCCGCATCATCCAGTTCTTCCGCACGACGAAGAACACTGGCCAAACTTCGCTGTGGCAGGTCGACCTGACCGGTCGCCACCTGCGCAAGCTGGATACGCCCGAAGACGCTTCCGACCCCGCATGGGGACCGGTTCTGCCCTAA
- the pal gene encoding peptidoglycan-associated lipoprotein Pal, with translation MSLLNRQSAVLLIAASTLALGACKSTPDELPPEPTPMPTPAPAPAPSGPVPGSQEDFVASVSSDRIFFDTDRYNVDSADMATLQSQAQWLARYPNVRVTIEGHADERGTREYNLALGERRANAAKNYLVGLGIQAGRINVVSYGKERPVALGSDEQSWAQNRRAVTVTVQ, from the coding sequence ATGTCGCTCTTGAACCGCCAGTCTGCCGTTCTCCTCATCGCTGCCAGCACGCTTGCGCTTGGCGCGTGTAAGTCGACGCCCGACGAACTGCCGCCCGAACCGACCCCGATGCCGACGCCCGCTCCCGCGCCCGCACCCAGCGGTCCGGTGCCCGGCAGCCAGGAAGATTTCGTCGCCTCGGTCTCGTCGGATCGCATCTTCTTCGACACCGACCGTTACAATGTCGACAGCGCCGACATGGCCACGCTGCAAAGCCAGGCCCAGTGGCTGGCCCGCTATCCCAACGTGCGTGTCACGATCGAGGGGCATGCCGACGAACGCGGCACCCGCGAATACAACCTCGCGCTGGGTGAACGCCGCGCCAATGCCGCGAAAAACTATCTCGTCGGACTTGGCATCCAGGCTGGCCGCATCAATGTGGTGAGCTATGGCAAGGAACGTCCGGTCGCCCTTGGCTCTGACGAGCAGAGCTGGGCGCAGAACCGCCGTGCGGTGACCGTCACGGTTCAGTAA
- a CDS encoding YbgC/FadM family acyl-CoA thioesterase, which translates to MSMRSDDDPDISHHGEALPVPAGGSILRGAHYYAVRVFFEDTDLSGVVYHANYLRWFERARSDLLRMLDIDQRHAHEGGEGAYAVSDLAIRYAAPARLDDDVLIETRAMQIGRASCRLKQRAFRDVQLLAEMDVRVGFVAPNGRPRRQPEKWLAAFDNFMNRSPDAGNSAPQGVLPDHSPDLKD; encoded by the coding sequence ATGTCTATGCGCTCCGACGATGATCCCGATATTTCGCATCATGGCGAGGCGCTTCCCGTTCCGGCGGGAGGATCGATCCTGCGCGGCGCGCATTATTATGCGGTGCGCGTATTCTTCGAAGATACCGATCTGTCGGGCGTGGTCTATCACGCCAACTATCTGCGCTGGTTCGAACGCGCGCGCTCGGACCTGTTGCGCATGCTGGATATCGACCAGCGCCACGCGCATGAAGGGGGTGAGGGCGCCTATGCCGTCAGCGATCTCGCCATCCGCTATGCGGCGCCCGCGCGGCTGGATGACGATGTGCTGATCGAAACCCGCGCCATGCAAATCGGTCGGGCGTCGTGCCGGTTGAAACAGCGTGCATTTCGCGACGTTCAATTGCTGGCCGAAATGGATGTGCGCGTCGGTTTCGTCGCCCCCAATGGCCGTCCGCGCCGGCAGCCCGAAAAATGGCTGGCCGCCTTCGATAATTTCATGAACCGTTCACCTGACGCGGGCAATTCCGCGCCTCAGGGGGTTCTCCCCGATCATTCTCCAGACCTGAAAGACTGA
- a CDS encoding ExbD/TolR family protein — protein sequence MGARLASSGGGGRGRRGRHGRAPMAEINVTPMVDVMLVLLIIFMVAAPLLVAGVPVDLPDSQADALNNEDRQISVSLDEQGLIYIDEDRVPAGDFADRLAAISPPDAVNAPPVVLRADRSLDYGRVVAVMGALNAAGFRQISLVTHGSSESP from the coding sequence ATGGGCGCAAGGCTCGCATCATCAGGCGGCGGCGGGCGCGGCAGGCGCGGACGCCATGGCCGTGCGCCCATGGCCGAGATCAATGTCACGCCGATGGTCGACGTGATGCTGGTGCTGCTGATCATCTTTATGGTCGCGGCCCCGCTGCTGGTCGCGGGCGTGCCGGTCGATCTGCCCGACAGCCAGGCCGACGCCCTGAATAACGAGGACCGGCAGATCAGCGTCTCTCTCGACGAACAGGGCCTCATCTATATCGACGAGGATCGCGTGCCCGCGGGCGATTTTGCCGACAGGCTGGCCGCCATTTCGCCGCCCGATGCGGTGAACGCGCCGCCGGTCGTGCTGCGTGCCGACCGTTCGCTGGATTATGGCCGGGTGGTGGCAGTGATGGGGGCCTTGAATGCCGCCGGATTCCGCCAGATATCGCTGGTCACACACGGTTCATCTGAAAGCCCATAG
- a CDS encoding phosphoribosyl-ATP diphosphatase, whose amino-acid sequence MTDTTDILTRLAATIETRKGGNPDESYVAKLFDRGPDYAARKLGEEAVETVVAALAGSDGELVGEAADVIFHLSVLLAARDLSILDVLGELARREGLSGIDEKNARSAKGAK is encoded by the coding sequence ATGACCGACACCACCGACATACTCACCCGCCTTGCCGCGACGATCGAGACCCGCAAGGGCGGTAATCCCGACGAAAGCTATGTCGCCAAGCTGTTCGACCGCGGCCCCGATTATGCCGCGCGCAAGCTGGGCGAGGAAGCGGTCGAGACCGTCGTCGCCGCGCTGGCGGGCAGCGACGGGGAACTGGTGGGCGAGGCGGCGGATGTGATCTTCCACCTGTCGGTCCTGCTTGCCGCGCGCGACCTGTCGATCCTTGACGTGCTGGGCGAACTGGCCCGCCGCGAAGGGCTGTCGGGGATCGACGAAAAGAACGCACGCAGCGCAAAGGGAGCGAAGTAA
- a CDS encoding S41 family peptidase, whose amino-acid sequence MMGPNSQSRRAASRSKAMTGAGNALGALAMVLALTGCGGGGGGSGSGPTVVSPSPTPTPTPTPTNSTCSLSNRQAWVKAALDEWYLFPDLLATNVNASTYTDLQSYIDALVAPARAESKDRFFTYVTSIEEEEAYYASGSTAGIGALLALDGAGRLWVREAYENAPAFAAGMDRGTEITAIGTSTSNLVTVTSMDYDQLVDALGPSDVGVARVMQFTTAEGQTFTRTVTKDDYDIEPLSPRYGAKVLDTPSGKVGYVHLRTFIEPAQGALRTAFAGFKAQGVTNVIVDVRYNGGGLVSTAQVLGGLLNAGNIGKVFSTLELRASKASQNDTYYFEDESGAISAAKVAFIGTSSSASASELIMNAQIPYSGGNAALIGSNTYGKPVGQFAFDRDECDDRLRAVTFRTANADGDADYFTGMASVMDKTCRASDDLGNQLGSVDEASIATATGWIGGNSCTAITAGGQGTLSVGGRTPMPARPNIAQIEMPGLF is encoded by the coding sequence ATGATGGGACCGAATTCGCAATCGCGCCGCGCGGCATCGCGCAGCAAGGCTATGACCGGTGCCGGCAATGCGCTGGGCGCGCTGGCCATGGTACTGGCGTTGACAGGCTGCGGCGGCGGTGGCGGCGGATCGGGTTCGGGCCCGACGGTCGTCTCGCCTTCTCCTACGCCCACCCCGACGCCCACGCCCACGAACAGCACCTGTTCGCTGTCGAACCGGCAGGCGTGGGTAAAGGCCGCGCTGGACGAATGGTATCTGTTTCCCGATCTGCTTGCGACGAATGTGAACGCCTCGACCTATACAGACCTGCAATCCTATATCGACGCGCTGGTTGCGCCCGCCCGGGCAGAGTCCAAGGACCGTTTTTTCACCTATGTCACCTCGATCGAGGAGGAAGAGGCCTATTACGCCAGCGGTTCGACCGCAGGGATCGGTGCGCTTCTGGCACTGGACGGCGCCGGACGCCTGTGGGTGCGCGAGGCCTATGAAAATGCGCCCGCTTTTGCCGCGGGCATGGATCGCGGGACCGAGATTACGGCCATCGGGACAAGCACATCGAATCTGGTGACCGTCACGTCGATGGATTACGACCAGCTGGTCGATGCGCTGGGTCCGTCGGATGTCGGCGTGGCGCGTGTCATGCAGTTTACCACGGCAGAGGGGCAGACATTCACGCGGACGGTCACCAAGGACGATTACGATATCGAGCCGCTCTCGCCGCGCTATGGCGCGAAAGTGCTCGACACGCCGTCGGGCAAGGTCGGCTATGTCCATTTGCGGACCTTTATCGAGCCGGCTCAGGGCGCGCTGCGTACCGCCTTTGCCGGTTTCAAGGCGCAGGGCGTGACCAATGTCATCGTCGATGTGCGCTATAATGGCGGCGGGCTGGTCAGCACGGCGCAAGTGCTGGGCGGGCTGCTGAATGCAGGCAACATCGGCAAGGTTTTCTCGACTCTGGAATTGCGCGCCAGCAAGGCATCGCAGAACGACACCTATTATTTCGAGGACGAAAGCGGTGCGATCAGCGCGGCGAAAGTCGCCTTTATCGGCACATCCTCCAGCGCTTCGGCGTCGGAGCTGATCATGAATGCGCAGATACCCTATTCGGGTGGCAATGCGGCGCTCATCGGGTCGAATACCTATGGCAAGCCGGTAGGGCAGTTCGCCTTTGACCGCGACGAGTGTGATGACCGTTTGCGCGCGGTCACCTTCCGCACCGCCAATGCCGACGGCGATGCCGATTATTTCACCGGCATGGCCAGTGTGATGGACAAAACCTGCCGGGCCAGCGACGATCTTGGCAACCAGCTGGGATCGGTGGACGAAGCATCGATCGCCACTGCAACGGGCTGGATCGGGGGTAACAGCTGCACCGCCATTACTGCGGGCGGTCAGGGGACGCTGTCGGTGGGCGGACGTACGCCCATGCCCGCGCGACCCAACATCGCACAGATCGAGATGCCCGGCCTGTTCTGA
- a CDS encoding cation:proton antiporter, protein MGESASAGLLIEGFVLLGAALVFVLLFRRLGLGATLGYLVAGVVVGPQVLGLAGDAEDKLHFAELGITFLLFIVGLELAPQRLWRMRREIFGLGFAQVVLCAVAIVALIWLTTGFTFAAVLALGLPLALSSTAQVLPMLQSAGRLRTPFGERAFAVLLFQDLSIIPLLTIVAALSRNPADQAGPPGWQLALMTIAAVVGLMLVGAYLLRPLLRLIGNLGEREMFVVAGLFAVVGSAALMAWLGLSTALGAFVAGVMLASSPFRHELEADVEPFRSILLGLFFLAVGMILDLQAIAERPVFVILGAILLIGAKTGVIFLLGLVAKMQWRSALALGLLLSQGGEFGFVLFAAAEQGLLISGEASSLFTAIITISMASTPFLMKFTSSIRKPANGDSEEREGPVNEGASALVVGYGRFGQTVAQALSAGEIGLTVIDHDVEQIDVAQEFGATVYFGDGTRMDLLRQAGASEAEAILFCIDGDQIDSHLLREVHEAFPKALVYIRAYDRRSILKMDPGDKDVVVREVYESAITMAREALRGLGTSEQHIDGAIEDYRKVDEERLKLQREAGDLRAGRDRMFVPDPRH, encoded by the coding sequence ATGGGTGAGAGCGCAAGCGCAGGACTGCTGATCGAAGGCTTCGTCCTGCTCGGCGCGGCGCTGGTGTTCGTTCTGCTGTTCCGGCGGCTGGGGCTGGGCGCGACGCTGGGCTATCTGGTCGCGGGCGTGGTCGTCGGCCCGCAAGTGCTGGGCCTTGCCGGAGATGCCGAGGACAAGCTGCATTTCGCCGAGCTTGGCATCACCTTTCTGCTGTTCATCGTCGGCCTCGAACTGGCCCCACAGCGCCTGTGGCGCATGCGGCGCGAGATTTTCGGACTGGGATTTGCGCAGGTCGTGCTGTGCGCCGTGGCGATTGTCGCGCTGATCTGGCTGACCACCGGCTTCACCTTTGCCGCCGTGCTGGCGCTGGGTCTGCCGCTTGCTCTGTCCTCGACCGCGCAGGTCTTGCCGATGCTGCAATCGGCGGGACGCCTGCGGACGCCGTTCGGCGAACGCGCCTTTGCGGTCCTGCTGTTTCAGGACCTGTCGATCATCCCGCTCCTCACCATCGTCGCCGCGCTCAGCCGCAATCCGGCGGATCAGGCGGGGCCGCCCGGATGGCAGCTGGCGCTGATGACGATTGCCGCAGTCGTCGGGCTGATGCTGGTGGGCGCCTATCTTCTGCGCCCGCTCTTGCGGCTGATCGGCAATCTGGGCGAGCGGGAGATGTTCGTGGTCGCCGGCCTGTTCGCGGTGGTCGGTTCGGCGGCGCTGATGGCATGGCTGGGCCTGTCGACCGCGCTGGGCGCATTCGTCGCGGGCGTGATGCTGGCCAGCTCTCCCTTCCGGCACGAGCTTGAGGCAGATGTCGAGCCGTTCCGGTCGATCCTGCTGGGGCTGTTCTTCCTTGCGGTGGGCATGATCCTCGATCTGCAGGCCATTGCCGAACGTCCCGTGTTCGTGATCCTTGGTGCGATCCTGCTCATCGGCGCGAAAACCGGCGTGATCTTTCTGCTGGGGCTGGTTGCCAAAATGCAATGGCGCAGCGCGCTGGCACTGGGTCTGCTGCTCAGCCAGGGGGGCGAGTTCGGCTTTGTGCTGTTCGCTGCCGCCGAACAGGGGCTGCTGATCAGCGGAGAGGCATCGAGCCTGTTCACCGCGATCATCACGATTTCGATGGCGTCCACCCCGTTCCTGATGAAGTTCACGTCCAGCATCCGCAAGCCAGCCAATGGCGATAGCGAGGAGCGCGAGGGCCCCGTCAACGAAGGTGCGAGCGCGCTGGTCGTCGGCTATGGCCGCTTTGGCCAGACGGTCGCGCAGGCCCTGTCGGCGGGCGAGATCGGGCTGACCGTGATCGACCACGATGTCGAACAGATCGACGTGGCACAGGAATTCGGGGCGACCGTCTATTTCGGCGATGGCACGCGCATGGACCTGTTGCGACAGGCCGGCGCGTCCGAGGCGGAGGCGATCCTGTTCTGCATCGACGGCGACCAGATCGACAGCCATTTGCTGCGCGAGGTGCACGAGGCTTTTCCCAAGGCGCTGGTCTATATCCGCGCCTATGACCGCCGTTCGATCTTGAAAATGGACCCCGGCGACAAGGATGTGGTGGTGCGCGAGGTTTACGAATCCGCCATCACCATGGCGCGCGAGGCATTGCGCGGGCTGGGAACCAGCGAGCAGCATATCGACGGCGCGATCGAGGATTATCGCAAGGTGGATGAAGAGCGGCTGAAGCTGCAACGCGAGGCAGGTGACCTGCGCGCGGGGCGCGACCGCATGTTCGTTCCCGATCCGCGCCACTGA